A genomic window from Nematostella vectensis chromosome 9, jaNemVect1.1, whole genome shotgun sequence includes:
- the LOC116608378 gene encoding uncharacterized protein LOC116608378, protein MHELADIESIASVHLHLDYKETETDGSIARSRCMVRRDRGIVWLGGILRHFDTSEEYSIASVHLHLDYKETETDGSIARSRCMVRRDRGIVWLGGILRHFDTSEEYSIASVHLHLDYKETETDGSIARSRYMVRRDRGIVWLGGILRHFDTSEEYSIASVHLHLDYKETETDGSIARSRCMVRRDRGIVWLGGIPQLL, encoded by the exons ATGCATGAATTAGCTGACATTGAAAG CATAGCCTCCGTCCATCTCCACCTAGACTACAAAGAGACTGAAACGGATGGCAGCATTGCGAGGAGTCGGTGCATGGTTCGTCGTGACCGAGGCATCGTTTGGCTGGGCGGGATTCTTCGTCATTTTGATACCTCAGAGGAATATAGCATAGCCTCCGTCCATCTCCACCTAGACTACAAAGAGACTGAAACGGATGGCAGCATTGCGAGGAGTCGGTGCATGGTTCGTCGTGACCGAGGCATCGTTTGGCTGGGCGGGATTCTTCGTCATTTTGATACCTCAGAGGAATATAGCATAGCCTCCGTCCATCTCCACCTAGACTACAAAGAGACTGAAACGGATGGCAGCATTGCGAGGAGTCGGTACATGGTTCGTCGTGACCGAGGCATCGTTTGGCTGGGCGGGATTCTTCGTCATTTTGATACCTCAGAGGAATATAGCATAGCCTCCGTCCATCTCCACCTAGACTACAAAGAGACTGAAACGGATGGCAGCATTGCGAGGAGTCGGTGCATGGTTCGTCGTGACCGAGGCATCGTTTGGCTGGGCGGGATTCCTCAACTTCTCTAA